In Synechococcus sp. PCC 6312, one genomic interval encodes:
- the xseA gene encoding exodeoxyribonuclease VII large subunit, giving the protein MPSLPMLTHNPDLLIPPTVQTVAELTDYIRGILEQDPELIQVCVTGEVSSVNPYPSGLFFTLSDPTTQATIQCVVWQSSLRKLVTTPSPGEQVIIIGRIQVYGARGTYRLTAWQVLPAGEGLQALRLKQLKDRLAAAGCFDPERKRPLPNHPQVIAVVTSMRAAAWGDIQRTLKNRYPGLKVLLSPALVQGELAPDSIVAALQRIQADGRAEVIILSRGGGAKEDLGCFNDERVVRAIAQCQIPIIAGIGHQRDETLADLAADVCAHTPTAAAQLAVPSLADLYQEHQQRVARLQTVLQVQWQTTHRIWQQQQQRLKRVGIQQTLHWEQQHLQRLKTQLQQAALGEWQRESHHHQLLRERLQGLNPQAILNRGYAIACQASGHTVSQANDLKSGELLTLHLAQGQVKVRVEKIIPSYGMTNPLVANQAGLNNRDW; this is encoded by the coding sequence GTGCCCTCCCTACCCATGCTCACTCATAACCCTGATTTACTCATTCCGCCAACCGTTCAGACTGTCGCTGAGTTAACGGACTATATCCGGGGAATTCTCGAGCAGGATCCAGAACTGATTCAAGTCTGCGTGACGGGGGAGGTTTCCAGTGTAAATCCCTACCCGAGCGGCTTGTTCTTTACCCTCAGTGATCCCACGACTCAAGCCACAATCCAATGTGTGGTCTGGCAGTCTTCTCTGCGTAAATTAGTCACAACGCCTTCACCCGGTGAGCAAGTTATTATTATTGGTAGAATCCAGGTCTATGGAGCCCGGGGCACCTATCGCCTCACGGCCTGGCAGGTATTACCAGCTGGGGAAGGCTTACAAGCCCTGAGACTGAAGCAATTGAAAGATCGCCTCGCAGCTGCCGGATGCTTTGATCCAGAACGCAAACGCCCCCTCCCTAACCATCCTCAAGTCATTGCCGTTGTCACCTCTATGCGGGCCGCGGCCTGGGGGGATATTCAACGCACCCTCAAAAATCGTTATCCCGGCCTGAAGGTACTCCTGTCGCCCGCTTTAGTGCAGGGGGAGCTCGCGCCAGACTCGATTGTTGCTGCTCTTCAGCGGATACAGGCCGATGGCCGGGCCGAGGTGATTATTTTGTCCCGCGGGGGGGGAGCCAAAGAAGACTTAGGGTGTTTTAATGATGAGCGGGTTGTGCGGGCCATTGCTCAATGTCAGATACCGATTATTGCTGGGATTGGCCACCAACGGGATGAGACCCTCGCAGATTTAGCTGCCGATGTTTGCGCCCATACCCCCACTGCTGCGGCCCAATTAGCTGTTCCTAGTTTGGCTGACCTTTATCAAGAGCATCAGCAACGGGTGGCTAGACTCCAGACTGTGCTCCAGGTTCAGTGGCAAACCACCCACAGGATTTGGCAACAGCAACAGCAACGGCTTAAACGGGTTGGCATTCAGCAAACGCTGCACTGGGAACAACAACACCTTCAGCGTCTCAAAACCCAACTTCAGCAGGCAGCCCTTGGTGAATGGCAAAGGGAATCTCATCACCATCAACTCTTAAGGGAGCGATTGCAGGGCCTAAACCCCCAGGCCATTTTGAATCGGGGTTATGCGATTGCCTGTCAAGCATCAGGGCATACCGTCAGCCAGGCCAATGACCTCAAATCTGGGGAGCTTTTGACCCTCCACTTGGCTCAAGGACAGGTTAAAGTTCGAGTCGAAAAGATTATCCCCAGCTATGGCATGACCAACCCTTTAGTCGCCAACCAGGCCGGATTAAATAACCGCGATTGGTAG
- a CDS encoding MAPEG family protein → MLNLSVPWVLACSLFLASFLIYFPYAVVAYGRFQAGFDIAAPRALFDKLSPMAQRAAWAHQNSFETFSPFAAAVLVALVAGVTSTTAEIAAIAFVISRFFYSICYIANIPLGRSLMFGVGTAATITIFLEAINKLSPA, encoded by the coding sequence ATGCTCAACTTGTCTGTGCCTTGGGTCTTAGCCTGCTCCCTGTTCCTCGCCAGTTTCCTGATTTACTTTCCCTATGCTGTGGTTGCCTATGGTCGCTTCCAGGCCGGGTTTGATATTGCGGCCCCGCGGGCGTTGTTCGATAAATTATCACCGATGGCACAACGGGCGGCCTGGGCCCATCAAAACTCTTTTGAAACCTTTAGTCCCTTTGCCGCTGCCGTTCTAGTGGCCTTGGTGGCTGGGGTGACGAGTACCACTGCTGAAATTGCGGCCATAGCCTTTGTTATCAGTCGCTTTTTCTACTCTATTTGCTATATCGCCAATATTCCTCTGGGGCGTTCTCTAATGTTTGGGGTGGGAACTGCGGCGACAATCACGATCTTTCTAGAAGCAATTAACAAACTTTCCCCAGCTTAG
- a CDS encoding 6-carboxytetrahydropterin synthase, giving the protein MDCIINRRAEFSASHRYWLPERSEAENIANFGACANFPGHGHNYELYVSMAGPLDEYGMVLNLSDVKHIIRQEVIKPLNFSFLNQAWPEFQQTLPTTEFIAYAIWQRLSPHLPLVNIQLYEHPRLWAEYQGNAMEAYLSVSTHFSAAHRLALDDLSLEDNTKIYGKCARPHGHGHNYHLEVTIKGEINPRTGMIVDLVALEALIKDHIVEPFDHTFLNKDIAYFAQVVPTAENIAIHIRDLLQEPVRGLGAQLHKIKLIESPNNSCEVLCSHNAPSLTRTGLPTSQVVNA; this is encoded by the coding sequence ATGGATTGTATTATCAATCGCCGGGCTGAGTTTTCCGCCAGTCATCGCTATTGGCTACCAGAACGATCTGAGGCGGAGAATATTGCTAATTTTGGGGCTTGTGCTAATTTTCCCGGCCATGGCCACAACTACGAGCTTTATGTTTCAATGGCTGGCCCGTTGGACGAGTACGGCATGGTCTTGAATCTTTCTGATGTGAAACATATTATTCGTCAAGAAGTAATTAAGCCGTTAAATTTTTCCTTTCTCAACCAGGCCTGGCCGGAGTTTCAACAAACCCTACCCACGACAGAATTTATTGCCTACGCCATTTGGCAGCGACTCTCCCCCCATCTCCCCCTTGTGAACATTCAACTTTATGAACATCCCCGGCTTTGGGCCGAGTACCAAGGAAATGCTATGGAAGCCTACTTATCTGTCAGTACCCACTTCAGTGCCGCCCACCGTCTTGCCCTCGATGACCTGAGCTTAGAAGACAATACAAAAATCTACGGCAAATGCGCCCGCCCCCATGGTCATGGCCACAACTATCATCTAGAGGTCACGATCAAGGGAGAAATCAACCCCCGCACCGGCATGATTGTGGATTTAGTCGCCCTAGAAGCATTGATCAAGGATCACATTGTTGAACCCTTTGACCATACATTTTTGAATAAAGACATTGCCTACTTTGCCCAGGTTGTCCCCACCGCCGAAAATATTGCCATTCACATTCGCGACCTTCTACAAGAACCAGTCCGGGGCCTGGGGGCGCAACTCCACAAAATTAAGCTGATTGAAAGCCCAAACAATTCCTGTGAAGTTCTCTGTAGTCATAACGCTCCTTCTTTGACTCGGACTGGGCTGCCCACCTCCCAGGTCGTAAATGCCTAA
- a CDS encoding 1-acyl-sn-glycerol-3-phosphate acyltransferase — MFDLLDTSPTITPNVSPGLARFLYWAAGDGLLRHYFRQIEVTGQDYVPLTGPVIIAPTHRSRWDGLLIPYVMGRPVTGRDLFFMVSHNEMLGLQGLIIRHFGGFPVNTSRPGVASVRTAVDLLRHGQALVLFPEGNIFRNQKLTEIRPGLARIALQAAAVRPKPDVKILPVAIQYAPAIPQWHASVTIRIGQPLSVATYPWQNSKQAATALTQDLTQALVDLESPEKALCSTAPTV; from the coding sequence TTGTTTGATTTACTGGATACCTCTCCAACCATTACCCCCAACGTTTCCCCTGGGTTGGCCCGCTTTTTGTATTGGGCTGCTGGGGATGGTTTACTGCGTCACTATTTCCGTCAGATTGAGGTGACGGGTCAAGACTATGTTCCCCTCACCGGCCCAGTCATTATTGCCCCGACCCATCGCTCTCGCTGGGATGGTTTGCTGATTCCCTATGTCATGGGTCGGCCGGTAACTGGACGGGATTTATTTTTCATGGTTTCCCATAATGAGATGTTGGGTCTACAGGGATTGATTATTCGCCATTTCGGGGGATTTCCGGTCAACACCTCCCGGCCTGGGGTTGCTTCCGTTCGCACCGCTGTCGATCTTCTCCGCCACGGTCAAGCCCTAGTCCTGTTCCCGGAAGGTAATATTTTTCGCAACCAAAAGCTGACGGAAATTCGCCCAGGCCTAGCCCGGATTGCCCTCCAAGCTGCCGCTGTCCGCCCAAAGCCCGATGTTAAGATTCTCCCCGTCGCGATCCAATATGCCCCTGCAATCCCCCAATGGCATGCCAGCGTTACAATTCGGATTGGCCAACCCCTTTCAGTGGCAACCTATCCTTGGCAAAATTCCAAACAAGCTGCAACGGCCCTCACCCAAGACTTGACCCAGGCCCTTGTTGATCTGGAGTCTCCAGAAAAAGCCCTTTGCTCAACCGCTCCCACTGTTTAG
- a CDS encoding DUF2808 domain-containing protein — MAVQTRIFPLALAVGCLATVAVPVVVYAQSNPGFTFNWGDGPSGKQQLRYYLEYGTPGFMNDRYWLRLGKQNVAINRINITYPDYFDGHFNAKSIELRTGGTSNNSLFSLRRDPGEVMPLAEATVDQDNRVIDITPAEPIPAGKDVQVVISNVRNPQVGGMYYFNARISSPGDIPLMRYIGTWILSIARN, encoded by the coding sequence ATGGCCGTACAAACCCGCATTTTTCCGTTAGCTCTAGCCGTAGGATGTTTAGCTACGGTGGCCGTGCCGGTCGTGGTGTATGCCCAATCGAATCCTGGGTTTACCTTTAATTGGGGAGACGGCCCTTCCGGCAAACAACAACTCCGCTACTACTTGGAATATGGCACACCTGGCTTTATGAACGACCGTTATTGGTTGCGATTGGGCAAGCAAAATGTCGCGATTAATCGGATCAATATCACCTATCCCGATTATTTTGATGGCCACTTTAATGCCAAAAGTATTGAGCTACGTACAGGGGGAACTTCCAATAACAGCTTGTTTAGTTTACGTCGGGATCCCGGTGAGGTAATGCCCTTAGCCGAAGCAACCGTGGATCAGGATAATCGAGTTATTGACATTACTCCCGCAGAACCGATTCCGGCTGGTAAAGATGTCCAAGTGGTGATTTCCAATGTGCGTAATCCGCAAGTAGGTGGAATGTACTACTTCAATGCTCGGATTAGCTCCCCTGGAGATATCCCCCTGATGCGCTACATCGGGACTTGGATTTTAAGTATTGCCCGTAACTAG
- the leuD gene encoding 3-isopropylmalate dehydratase small subunit: MQQVNRVQGRGIVLRGNDIDTDRIIPARFLRCVTFDGLGSQVFADDRLQAQGQHPFDQPQFQGANILVTNANFGCGSSREHAPQALLKWGIQAVVGESFAEIFLGNCVSLGVPCVTATAAAINQLQTAIETDPNLALALDLDQMLVTFGQSQISLVMGEGIRQMFRSGQWDACGQLVAQGAQIRTVAANLPYLAWAEAL; the protein is encoded by the coding sequence ATGCAGCAAGTTAATAGGGTTCAGGGGCGAGGTATTGTTTTACGGGGCAATGATATTGACACAGACCGAATTATCCCGGCTCGGTTTTTGCGCTGTGTGACCTTTGATGGCCTGGGATCCCAGGTTTTTGCTGATGATCGTCTCCAGGCCCAGGGACAGCACCCCTTTGACCAACCCCAATTTCAGGGGGCCAATATTCTCGTCACCAATGCCAATTTTGGGTGTGGCTCCAGCCGTGAACATGCTCCCCAGGCCCTCTTGAAGTGGGGCATCCAGGCCGTAGTTGGAGAAAGCTTTGCCGAGATTTTTTTAGGAAACTGTGTCTCCCTTGGCGTTCCTTGTGTCACAGCAACTGCAGCAGCCATTAACCAACTCCAAACGGCTATTGAAACAGACCCCAATTTAGCCCTTGCTCTTGATTTAGATCAAATGCTTGTCACCTTTGGCCAGTCCCAAATTAGCCTGGTCATGGGAGAAGGGATCCGGCAAATGTTTCGTTCCGGCCAATGGGATGCCTGTGGTCAATTAGTGGCCCAAGGGGCACAGATTCGGACAGTGGCGGCAAATTTACCTTATCTGGCCTGGGCTGAGGCTCTATAG
- a CDS encoding ABC transporter ATP-binding protein gives MASVTLHNVSRRFQDSRLGPEASGGIEPLSLEIPDGEFWVLVGPSGCGKSTILRLIAGLETPTTGEIYIGSRLVNQVPAQARDVAMVFQNYALYPHLTVAENIGFGLKMRKTDPSKIQAQVQRIAQMLGISPLLARKPKQLSGGQQQRVALGRAIARSPQVFLLDEPLSNLDAQLRDDTRAELKQLHQTIGVTTLYVTHDQIEAMTLADRIVVLNRGQVQQIGTPAEIYQAPANRMVASFMGQPAMNLWPGVYQSGQVQFGEQGIPCPEALKPRLREGIGLELGIRPEHLQVHPSNAEMTLKAQVILIEPMGREVWLHCQLPGLVAHPLLVIAPTDYQPTLGEWLKLGFSSGHLYLFEQATGQTLL, from the coding sequence ATGGCCAGTGTCACCCTTCACAATGTCAGCCGCCGCTTTCAGGATTCCCGTTTAGGGCCAGAGGCCAGTGGGGGAATTGAACCCCTTAGCTTAGAAATTCCCGATGGGGAGTTTTGGGTATTGGTTGGCCCCTCTGGTTGCGGGAAGTCCACGATTTTGAGATTGATTGCTGGCCTGGAAACCCCTACCACTGGAGAAATTTATATCGGCTCCCGTTTAGTCAATCAAGTTCCAGCCCAGGCCCGCGATGTCGCTATGGTCTTCCAAAACTATGCCCTTTATCCCCATTTGACCGTGGCTGAAAATATCGGCTTTGGCTTGAAAATGCGGAAAACAGACCCCAGCAAAATCCAAGCTCAGGTGCAACGGATCGCCCAAATGTTAGGGATTAGCCCCCTGCTGGCCCGCAAACCGAAGCAACTTTCTGGGGGACAACAACAACGGGTCGCCCTCGGCCGGGCCATTGCCCGCTCTCCCCAAGTCTTTCTGCTGGATGAACCCCTCTCCAATTTAGATGCCCAACTTCGGGATGACACCAGGGCAGAATTAAAACAACTCCATCAAACCATTGGCGTAACCACCCTCTATGTCACCCATGACCAAATTGAGGCCATGACCTTAGCGGATCGGATTGTGGTCCTAAATCGGGGGCAAGTGCAGCAAATTGGCACACCGGCAGAAATTTATCAAGCTCCCGCTAATCGTATGGTGGCCAGCTTTATGGGGCAACCGGCCATGAATCTTTGGCCTGGAGTCTATCAATCCGGGCAGGTGCAGTTTGGCGAACAGGGTATTCCTTGTCCTGAGGCATTAAAACCTAGATTACGGGAGGGGATCGGGTTGGAGTTGGGGATTCGCCCAGAACATTTGCAGGTGCACCCCTCAAATGCCGAGATGACCCTTAAAGCTCAGGTGATCCTCATAGAACCGATGGGGCGAGAAGTCTGGTTGCATTGTCAACTCCCCGGCCTGGTGGCTCATCCCCTTTTAGTCATCGCACCCACAGATTATCAGCCAACGTTAGGGGAATGGTTAAAACTAGGCTTTAGCAGTGGGCATCTCTATCTATTTGAGCAAGCCACTGGTCAGACCTTGCTATAG
- a CDS encoding chlorophyll a/b-binding protein translates to MSEPDSPETTPEPSFGWSYYAELINGRFAMIGFVALLVLELVTGTDFFSWIGLR, encoded by the coding sequence ATGAGTGAGCCAGATTCCCCTGAGACAACCCCAGAACCCAGTTTTGGTTGGAGCTATTACGCCGAACTGATCAACGGTCGCTTTGCCATGATTGGTTTTGTGGCCCTGTTGGTTTTAGAACTGGTCACCGGTACGGACTTTTTTAGTTGGATCGGCCTCCGTTAA
- a CDS encoding succinate dehydrogenase/fumarate reductase iron-sulfur subunit → MELNVQILRQAPDAPPYSQTFRLDISPGATVLDCLNQIKWSQDGTLAFRKNCRNTICGSCAMRINGRAALACQNSVANELKWSLQPQTITIAPLGNLPIVRDLIVDMQPFWQNLDDVNPYVSAAARNLGEREFRQTPDQRAKLNEMGNCIMCGACYSDCNGKEVNPEFVGPHALAKAYRMLADNRDQAQAERLEQYNSSAGVWGCTRCFNCNTVCPMDVAPLDQISKIKGEILEQAQGLPAPRPIRHRQVLVDLVKRGGWVDERKFGLEVVGNKFRDVRGVLSLLPLGWRMVKRGKFPMRFEKSAGQAQVQGLIESVQSLEKSQSDQGVRSHE, encoded by the coding sequence ATGGAACTCAATGTCCAAATTCTCCGCCAGGCCCCGGATGCGCCCCCCTATTCCCAAACCTTTCGCCTTGATATTTCCCCCGGAGCGACGGTTCTCGACTGTCTGAATCAAATTAAGTGGTCACAAGACGGGACTCTAGCCTTTCGCAAAAATTGCCGCAATACGATCTGTGGTAGTTGTGCGATGCGGATCAATGGCCGGGCCGCCTTGGCCTGTCAAAACAGTGTCGCCAATGAACTGAAGTGGTCTCTACAGCCCCAGACGATCACCATTGCCCCCTTAGGGAACTTACCGATTGTCCGTGACCTAATTGTAGATATGCAACCCTTTTGGCAAAACCTAGATGATGTTAATCCCTACGTCAGCGCGGCGGCGCGCAATTTAGGAGAGCGGGAATTTCGCCAAACCCCAGACCAACGGGCCAAACTCAATGAGATGGGCAACTGTATTATGTGCGGGGCCTGTTACTCTGACTGCAATGGCAAAGAGGTCAATCCTGAATTTGTCGGCCCCCATGCCCTCGCTAAGGCCTATCGGATGTTGGCAGATAATCGCGACCAGGCCCAGGCCGAACGGCTGGAGCAGTACAACTCTAGTGCTGGAGTGTGGGGCTGTACCCGGTGTTTTAATTGCAATACGGTTTGTCCGATGGATGTGGCACCATTGGATCAAATTAGCAAGATTAAGGGAGAAATTCTCGAGCAAGCCCAGGGATTACCGGCCCCGCGTCCGATTCGGCATCGCCAAGTTTTAGTGGATTTAGTCAAACGCGGGGGTTGGGTTGATGAGCGCAAGTTTGGCCTGGAAGTCGTCGGCAATAAATTTCGGGATGTGCGGGGGGTGCTGAGTTTGCTGCCGTTGGGGTGGCGGATGGTGAAACGGGGGAAATTCCCGATGAGGTTTGAAAAATCAGCCGGCCAGGCCCAGGTGCAAGGATTAATTGAGTCTGTGCAATCCTTAGAAAAGAGCCAATCCGATCAAGGAGTTCGTTCCCATGAGTGA
- a CDS encoding agmatine deiminase family protein: MMVPPAQGFFHPAEWQFHQACWLAFPSHAELWGENLPSVQAEFAALCQAIAFPDPLTGQPQGEQLKILVLDAPGEATAQAMLNGLNPEFYHIPFGDIWLRDTGPIFLRNQGGQAATVRFRFNGWGEKYSLPGDAQVAENIAQAVDLPQYSFPFVLEGGAIETDGAGTCLTTRQCLLNPNRNPHLTPSEITESLNAVFGYQKVLWLDQGLEHDHTDGHIDTLVRFVRSGVVVCMESLTAEDVNAATLQQIAHDLETFTDAQGRPLEVVKIPSPGLVLDGNGTVLPASYINFYIANKTVIVPTYGSEFDQPAVKAIAQLFPERKTIGLSAKHILLGGGAFHCITQQQL; the protein is encoded by the coding sequence ATGATGGTTCCCCCAGCCCAAGGCTTTTTTCATCCAGCAGAGTGGCAATTTCACCAGGCCTGTTGGTTAGCGTTTCCCAGTCATGCAGAGTTGTGGGGTGAGAATTTACCATCTGTGCAAGCTGAATTTGCGGCTCTCTGCCAGGCCATTGCGTTTCCGGATCCACTTACAGGACAGCCCCAGGGAGAGCAATTAAAGATTCTCGTTTTAGATGCCCCAGGAGAGGCAACGGCCCAGGCCATGTTGAACGGGCTAAACCCGGAGTTTTACCACATCCCCTTTGGAGACATTTGGCTGCGAGATACGGGGCCGATTTTTTTACGCAATCAAGGGGGCCAAGCTGCGACAGTCCGGTTTCGGTTTAATGGCTGGGGGGAAAAGTATTCCTTACCCGGAGATGCTCAGGTTGCTGAAAACATTGCCCAGGCCGTGGATTTACCCCAATATTCCTTTCCCTTTGTCTTAGAGGGGGGAGCAATTGAAACCGATGGTGCAGGCACTTGTTTAACGACCCGACAATGTTTACTCAATCCAAATCGCAATCCCCATTTAACGCCATCTGAAATTACAGAGTCTCTGAACGCGGTCTTTGGTTATCAAAAGGTATTGTGGCTGGATCAAGGCCTGGAACATGATCATACCGATGGGCATATTGATACCTTGGTGCGCTTTGTCCGGTCTGGGGTGGTCGTCTGTATGGAAAGTTTGACTGCGGAAGATGTCAATGCTGCAACGTTACAACAAATTGCCCATGATTTAGAAACATTCACCGATGCCCAAGGTCGTCCTTTAGAGGTGGTCAAAATTCCTTCTCCCGGCCTGGTTTTAGATGGGAATGGAACCGTGCTGCCGGCCAGTTATATCAACTTTTACATTGCTAATAAAACCGTCATTGTCCCGACCTATGGCAGCGAGTTTGATCAACCAGCCGTTAAGGCCATTGCCCAACTATTCCCGGAGCGCAAAACTATCGGACTCAGTGCCAAGCATATTCTCTTGGGGGGGGGGGCTTTTCACTGTATTACTCAACAACAACTCTAA
- the aguB gene encoding N-carbamoylputrescine amidase → MKNLTVAAIQMAFSSNRDKNLQSITDYIHQAKAKGAQIILPSELLEGHYFCREEKEEFFAQARPLENHPTVCHFQALAAELNVVIPVSLFEKAGPAYYNSVVIIDADGQVLGVYRKSHIPDGPGYEEKFYFRPGDTGFRVWQTQFGIIGVGICWDQWFPECARAMTLMGAEVLLYPTAIGSEPHDPGLDTKDPWQRVMIGHAVANIIPVVAANRIGNEDGQVFYGSSFIADVRGDKVAELDRNQSGIITATFDLEQVERTRAAFGFFRDRRTDLYHVLLSGDGALKS, encoded by the coding sequence ATGAAAAACCTCACTGTTGCAGCAATTCAGATGGCGTTTAGCTCGAATCGGGATAAGAATCTCCAAAGCATTACAGATTATATTCACCAGGCCAAGGCTAAGGGTGCGCAAATTATCTTACCTTCAGAACTCCTAGAAGGACATTACTTTTGTCGAGAAGAAAAAGAGGAATTTTTTGCCCAGGCCCGCCCTTTAGAGAACCATCCAACGGTTTGCCATTTCCAGGCCCTTGCGGCAGAACTTAATGTGGTTATTCCGGTTTCCTTATTCGAGAAGGCTGGCCCGGCCTATTACAACAGTGTCGTGATTATTGATGCCGATGGCCAGGTTTTAGGGGTCTATCGGAAAAGTCATATTCCTGATGGGCCGGGTTATGAGGAAAAGTTTTACTTCCGGCCGGGAGATACAGGGTTTCGGGTTTGGCAGACTCAGTTTGGGATCATTGGGGTGGGAATTTGTTGGGATCAGTGGTTTCCCGAATGTGCCAGAGCCATGACCCTAATGGGAGCCGAGGTGTTATTATACCCAACCGCAATTGGCAGTGAACCCCATGATCCAGGCCTGGACACGAAAGACCCTTGGCAGCGCGTCATGATCGGTCATGCAGTCGCCAATATTATCCCAGTAGTGGCCGCAAATCGAATTGGGAATGAGGATGGCCAGGTGTTTTATGGCAGTTCATTTATTGCCGATGTTCGGGGGGATAAAGTGGCAGAGCTGGATCGCAATCAGTCAGGAATTATTACGGCTACATTTGATTTAGAACAAGTCGAAAGAACACGAGCAGCTTTTGGCTTTTTCCGAGATCGGCGCACCGATTTATATCACGTTCTCTTATCTGGAGATGGAGCCTTAAAAAGTTAG
- a CDS encoding AAA family ATPase: MKHYAEIFTQVKVCQTEADVEQKIIIPFLQGLGYAEADWLAQSSVDKLRPDFIIKPSEATIKDFSYLIIEVKAPTININNKSNQLKTYLTKTKAIFGLISNGKHLRLFYHNPFQPVSVKLVEEIADTTNLTKLKKLVTLLNKRVALSFIHHLYQRQQQAYTQFSKVVTKVYPSFSNHPPVIPQTKPMIITVFNNKGGVGKTTLTINLGAALAKLGKRVLLIDIDAQANLSIGLRVDPLKDVEDVGKKDITHLLLERDTTLQDVIHRRRWGDLTLDIVPSHIRLADMEPDLMRIIDVDRVLSRKLNNHGYDFVLIDPPPSFSKVNAIALVASTAILIPTELSSYPIRALEYVLNRTFIISQSIERPIHVLGITVSRYDKRNKDENLVMKESLYKILNRINQRVDILPENTWTPQLLAVSRSTEKKCPVQSVEFYEQSSSSDKDSLDRITTCYENLAKNIIEQNLKLQESN, encoded by the coding sequence ATGAAACACTATGCAGAAATATTTACTCAAGTCAAAGTTTGTCAAACAGAAGCCGATGTCGAACAAAAAATCATCATTCCATTTTTACAAGGCCTGGGATATGCCGAAGCAGATTGGCTGGCTCAAAGTAGTGTGGATAAATTAAGACCCGACTTTATTATCAAGCCAAGTGAAGCCACAATCAAAGATTTTAGTTATCTGATTATCGAAGTCAAAGCTCCCACAATCAACATCAACAATAAAAGCAACCAACTCAAAACCTACCTGACTAAAACCAAGGCTATCTTTGGCCTGATTAGCAATGGCAAACATTTGCGCCTGTTCTATCACAATCCATTTCAGCCTGTCTCAGTAAAGCTCGTAGAAGAAATTGCAGACACAACCAATCTGACAAAACTCAAAAAACTAGTTACATTACTTAATAAAAGAGTCGCGCTTAGTTTTATTCATCACTTGTATCAAAGACAACAACAAGCCTATACCCAATTCAGTAAGGTGGTGACTAAGGTTTATCCTAGCTTTAGTAATCACCCTCCTGTAATTCCCCAAACAAAGCCCATGATTATTACAGTCTTCAACAACAAAGGCGGAGTTGGTAAAACTACTCTCACGATTAACCTTGGGGCTGCTCTGGCAAAGTTGGGAAAAAGAGTCTTACTGATTGATATAGACGCTCAGGCAAATTTAAGTATTGGTCTTCGTGTTGATCCCTTAAAAGATGTGGAAGATGTGGGAAAGAAAGATATTACTCATCTATTACTAGAAAGAGATACAACATTACAAGATGTCATTCACAGAAGAAGATGGGGAGACTTGACCCTAGATATTGTTCCATCCCATATTCGATTAGCAGATATGGAACCAGATTTAATGAGAATAATTGATGTTGATCGGGTGTTATCTAGGAAATTAAATAATCATGGTTATGACTTTGTGTTGATTGATCCACCACCATCATTTAGCAAAGTTAACGCTATTGCTCTTGTTGCTTCAACCGCAATTCTCATTCCAACTGAGCTATCTTCCTACCCTATTCGAGCTTTAGAGTATGTACTCAATAGAACATTTATTATTTCCCAGTCTATTGAACGTCCGATTCATGTACTTGGAATTACGGTTAGTCGCTATGACAAGAGGAATAAAGACGAGAATTTAGTAATGAAGGAAAGTTTATATAAAATACTTAATAGGATTAACCAAAGGGTAGATATTCTTCCTGAAAATACATGGACTCCTCAACTCCTTGCTGTATCACGTTCTACAGAGAAGAAATGTCCAGTTCAGTCAGTTGAATTTTATGAGCAATCATCCTCAAGTGATAAAGATTCATTGGATAGGATCACCACTTGTTATGAGAATTTAGCCAAGAATATTATTGAGCAAAATCTAAAGCTACAGGAATCAAATTAA